In Pelodiscus sinensis isolate JC-2024 chromosome 19, ASM4963464v1, whole genome shotgun sequence, the DNA window GAGTGGTGTGGCTGTCAGCGTATCCATATGCTCCTACCCTTCTCCGTAGACGCTGCTCGGGGTCACCTACGTTGTACGGACATGAGCACGCCCCCGGAAGAAGAAAAGACCATCgccgagatgtgttgctcacgtccattccacATCCCGCCCTCTATCCCTTCTGACGAAGTTTCCATCAaagaaggaactggagagggaggggccgggcggTGCCCTGTATAGTGCAGCATGTGTGGGGGCCCTGGTGCCGTTCCCCTATGCATCCcgctgagggaaaatcttccagcACTGAAACGTGATGAGCACACGcccccacactgaatggacgtgaCCTTGACGAAGTCTCCCCTCTCTGAAGGGGCCCCTTTAAAGTCTCGCAAAAGAGGCAATTCGTGTCTTTAAAGAACCATCTCCACCAGGGCCCTGAAGTGGGTATTTAAGACACTGTGGGATTTCTTGGCATCTAGGTTTCTTTCATGTTCATTTCTTTaaccgtcccccctccccccccgccagaagCAATATGTCTCTCAAGCCAGCAAGCGACATTGGCAATAAGCAACGGTGCTTTACCCAGTCGTAGATGTTGATGTCTACGTCTCTTTCCAGCAGCATGATCACGATGTCTGTGTAGCCACCGGTGCTGGCCAGCGACAAAGCGCTCTCCCGCTCCTTTGCCAGGACGTGGGGGTCAGCGCCCTGGGAACAGAAGGGTCAcactcacagggtacgtctagactaccattACCgtacgtcgacggagccatgtagatttgtttgttcggcaaagggaaatgaagctgcgatttaaataatcgcagcttcatttaaatttaaatggctgccccgctctgccgatcagctgtttgttggcagatcggggcagtctggacgctcccctgtagacatgaaagccctttatcgacctccccggtaaacttcatcctacaaggcataacggggaggtcgataaagggctttcaggtcagtgcaggagcgtccagactagcgcgctgagccgacaaacagctgatcagctgtttgtcggctcagcgcagcagacatttaaatttaaatgaagccgcgattatttaaatcgcggcttcatttccctctgccgatcagcctaatctacatggctccatcaatggagccatgtagtttagacacacccacaatGTTGAAGCGTTGTTACCGCTGTgtgacactgacacacacacacactctctctctctctctgcttgttgAAAATGAAAGCCTGGGGGGAATGGGTCACAGGAAAGATCCCAGCGCACCCACCAACGCATGTCCAGGCTGATGCATGGGGACACGGTCTGATCTCTGAAAAGTCTGGGCATTGCTTCCTAATATTCGTATTTTTTCGATACTCCTAATAATTGCTTCTGTAGGGCAGAAACAGGGCGGGTTTTCCACCCTGCCGAATGATATTTTATACAGGAAAAGATCCACATAGCCATTAAGACCTTCCCCTTGCAGAATAGCTCATTCATAGATTAATCAATTCCAAAGCCCAAAGGGTCCATTGTGATCACCCAGTCTGACCTCCTGGACACCACAGGCCTGAGACCTGCCCCAAAATAATTCCGAGAGCAGAGCTTttgggggaacccccccccccccccggtgcccctcccaatcttgatttaaacatGGTCAAGATGGAGAGTCCATCGCGACTCTTGGTAAGTTGGTCACATGCTTAATGACCCTGTTTGTCAAAAATGGACGCCTTATTTCCAGCCTGGATTCGTCTAGCTTTCACTTCCAGCCGTTATGAAATATCTGTTCCCCAGGCAGCTACTTAGCCCGGAATCCATTCACTCCTTCACCTTCTTTTCGTTAAGATAAATACACTGAGCTCCTCTATCACAAGCcggcaggttttctaatcctttaatcgtTTCTGTGACTCTTCTCggcaccctctccaatttatcaacagaCCTCTGGGGTAGCAACTCTCCCCAGATTACACACCCCACGCAGCAAAGACTTTTGCTTGGTCCACCAGTGAACAATAAACCCTCCACGGCTTTGGGAACGTCACTGACAAATTTCTGAAGGCCCCGATCACATGAGGGTGCAGCCGGAAAACAGTCCAACCCAGAGTTCATTAAACCTAAAAAATACTTGGGCAAAAACACTGGTGGATTACGCAGCCCAGCGATAAGGCGGCTCTTAAATTACTAACATGTAGATCTTTAATTACAAAACAGCTACTGCGAGTTGCAAGATAGCGTGCTTGATGCTCCTGACTTCGTCCCCAGATGGCTTGATCGGAACTGTCTGATAACAGATGTTAGAAAAACAAGTTTGCAAGGTCAATGGATTTGTTTTGTTcccctggggggaaaaaaacaatcaGCTGATAAAGCCACTGGTAAAAAACCCTTCTGTGAAGACCTGAAATGGAGATAGCATCACTGCCTAGATGGAAATCTGAGTTGCCCTCATGTTTGGCGGGGGCTTTCCAGTGACAATGATCTTCTGCAAATTGATACCATAACTGGCACGAGGGGAAGAGGTGGCGGGGAGAGAAAGAGGGGCGCTCAAAGCGTAGGAACAAGTGGGGGAAGCAAGGAAAAGCACTGGCTTTGCTCCATCCAAACCTGGCTGGCtgagggcagcagccatgcgaGGGGCAGCTACGCTCTGCCAATATAAACACCTCCGCGGGCGCTGGCTCTTACCCAGTCTAGCAGATGACGGACAGTTTCAATCTCCCCGAAAGCCGACGCCCAGATCAGAGGTGTGAAGCCTCTCTCGTCAGGTTTGTTGACTAAGTTCTCCCCTGGACGGACAAGAACAAAGAGCCTTGTACCTACAGACCATCCATCGTTTGCCTCCGGGGCTTCAAGAACTGGGCATTCAAAGGGCTTTGTAGGCATAGGAATATTCTTCTCCACCCGCCTTGGCTGTGGTCAGCTGCATGTTgtgtgtggggaaactgaggcacagagcagcgcTGTGAGAAGCGGCCAGAGGGGTTCCTGGCTAGCAGTCTATGCTCGGGCCACATGCCCTTTGTTTCCCACTGCCTCTAGGGGGGCATCTGTATCCTCAAAACAATTCAGCGCTCCCAAAGAGCGAGCCCTCTCTCAGCTGGAGCGCGTCTCACTCTGTCCGTGGCTCTCTTGGACCCGGGGCACGGCCCAAGGAAGGGTGGGAAGAAGGCGGCAGGAGGTATATGGGGGAGAGggcaaaaaacccccaacaacctGAGAGGCAAGAATGGACTGGTGGGAAAATACGAAATTAACTTTAGAGAAGAATTGGCGCTACAAGGtagggggtgctgcctggttccTGGGGAGGAAAGGGTTAATCTCCGCTCCGTGACGCGCACCCAGGCAGGCTCGTGGCTGCTTGTGGGACAGGTGGGTCAGAAAGGGGGACGACAACTGGCCAACCACAGGAGTTGGTGGCGGGAATGGGGCTGGGCTCCTGTCAGAACGAGCCTCTCTCGGGGGGAACCTTTGCTGGTTGCGCCTGGGGTTtgtttctgctgggcccccacaggGAGATACCACGTAGTCGGGGCAACCAGTGCCTGGGGAGGCCACGAGTGGAGCGAGACTCTGACCGTGCAGCTCCCCACGTGGCCTCCTTTGACCGCCTGAGCGTTTGCCGTGGCTCTTGCCCAGCGAGTTTCAAACGAGGGGGCgcaccccagggctgggggggtggaaaGTTGGGTCCTGggtctcgtggctgcaggggggggggctaaggcagctccctgcctgtcctggcaccataggctgtgctgcgccccagaagcagccgcagcaGGCCGGGCTCCTAGGTATGGGGGGGAACTCACAGGGCTCCacgcactgcccccgcccccagcactagccccgcactcccattggctgggaacctgctgccggctgcttctggggcgcagcgggGTCTGTGGGgccaagagaggcaggaagctgcctcagcccccccctacTGCCCGGGAGCCGCTCGAGGCAAGCCTCCCCCCGACACCCCAAAGCTccttctcagccccaccccggagcccgcCCTCCAGTCACATTATATCGGGtcgcggcatcaacaattttcttcaactgggtcaggagaaaaaaagtttgaacctCGCCGCTCCAGCCTACCACCCAGAGCCACAAGCCAGCCCCCGGCTGCGACCAGCTTCGGCAAGCCGGGCAGAGGCGCTGAGGCGTGCTGAAGGCCTCATTCCTCCCGAAGCGGCCCCCAGAGGCCACGGGGAGAAACGGCCCGGTATGGTCACCGGGCTTGATGCAGCCATTCCAGCTCGCCGCCTGCAACTCAGAGGACCCCTCGAACCTGAGCACCGCGGGGGAAGGAGCCGGCCGGCCGGGACGTTCGAGGCCACGCACCTTTCCGGAGATGCTCTTTCAGTTGGCTGAGTTCACCCTGAGCGGCCAGCTGGTGGATGGACAAAGCTGGTGTTGGAAAGGAAACACACGGTTGGAATTCCACCGTTCCCCCCGGCTACCTGGAGCTAGTTAAGTCTGCGGTTCGGCTTAGTAAGGCCAGGGCTGTCCTACACAGGCTGCTGCATTAGGGGGTCGCATTTTGTGCTCTGGGTTGGAGCGTGGGGCAGAATTAAACTGGGCCCTATGTTATGCTGCGTGCCCCAATTAGCACCCCACCGCAGAAACCCAGGAAATCCCCCTGGGCAACGCCCCACATAGGAcgtatacaagaaaaaaaaaaaaaaaaggaagaggcaACAGCTTCAAACACAACTCCGCCCTGCCGAAAACCTCAAAGCTCTCTCCACGAGGCTGAGAACAGGGGCGGCCAGTAAATTGCCTACATGCCTGACCATGGCTGCCCGGCTTCTccggctgcaggggagggctggggcggaGGCTGCAGAGCAACAGTCCCGGCCAGATTGGGCAggatgggcggggcttggctccaagggcggggcctcaggcagaaggggcggggctggggcttgccttccccagctgggccttcccaCGGCTGAGGACCCAGTACAGCTTTTCCTCAGTGACAAGTCAGCTGGTCCCTGAGATCTCCGTGACCTAGTTCACGAAGGTGGCAAGCCGGTCCCGAGTATGACAAAGGCGGCGAGACCCCAGCCCCCGCACACGTGCATCTATCCCATCCGCTGTGGCACCGCTGAGCACGTGATCTCACCACCCGGCGAAACTCACTGTCCAGAGTGGCAGGGAGAGCAGAGACCTCGTTGCCTCGTTGTCTGTTCGTCAGGGTGGTCGAGTGCTTCAGGGACGTACCTGCTTTGTTTAAAACAGAGCCGAAGTGGTGACGCGTCGGCGAACTGGAGCGGGGCTAGTACCCCCCCGGGGGAAATTTCAccaactgggagctggcagcgtGGAAATCTATCGACCGGGATTCGAGGAGCCTAGCACGGCCGAGCCAGCGTGAAGCCAGGAAAGCAGTTCCACGCACGGCTGTGTTTGGAACAATTTCTGGGGTCAGTCATCACTGGGGACACGCTGCACCCACACAGACGCCCCAgatgccaatgggagcagtgctgTGACCACCCAAAATGTTATTTAATGCTCAATAACGAAAAGTCAGCCCTAGCCGTTTCAAATCGGGCAGCTAAAAATCCACAGGACGCTTTTGATCTTAATCTCTGTGGGCTCCAATTCGCCACCTGTCCCATGGGAACGTCTCCGAGAGGTGTTAGGAAgctaaattcattaatgtttgtaacACATGCGATACCAAGGCAGAAAATACTGCAGGTAAAAGGGCAGAAAAGCCCACGAAGAAATTACAGTTTTGTATTCAGAGCAGATTTAGACCAGTGGGCAGGAAACCAGGCCGGGGACACACGGAATGGGAAACAGAATAATTGCTGCTCACTCACTTAGCCTGAGCACTAGAGGAGGCAGGGTTTCTGTGTTACAAAATAGCCTGTGATCACATAATTAATTGTCAGTTAGGGCCCTGCCTAATTCACGGCCGTGAAAAATGCATCACGGACCGTGAAATCTGGCATCCCCCCCCGTGAAATCTGatcttttctgtatttttatcCTACTATATAGATGTCACAGGGAGACCTGCCTTTCTGAAACTGGGAATGCCGACTCTAAAGGGAATGCAGGGGGGTGTTGCAAAGTTATTGTAGGAGGGCCGAAATAttgccaccctgacttctgcgctgccttcagagctgggtggccagagagctgctggccaggtggctagctctgaaggcagtccCCCTGCCAGCAGAAACACAAAAGTAAGGATGGCAACACTACAACCCCACTACAATAACCTTGTGTCCCCCAACCTCTTTTTGGgccaggactagggatgttaacaggtaaTGAGTAACCttaccgggtgatgcttactggctaATGGTTAACCACTACCTGCGAGCAgcctccctccacaacccatcacAAGTGGAGGGCTGTTCCAGCCTCGCTGGGCCTTGGCACAGGGTCagaagcagccaggctggagggcccctcctgctccccccccccatctctgtttaattagttaaccggttgaACGttaaatttaactggttaactaattaaacaggattttatatccctagtcagGACCCCTAAAGTTCCAGCACCGTGAaatttcagatgaatggaatttacAATGTTTTAAATCCTATGATTATGAAATTGACccaaatggactgtgaatttggtagggccctagacTCATTAAGCATAAGCACAAGGCAGGTGGAGTAAGGTTGCACCGGCAATCTTAATTGTGGTATTTTCTAACTCCTGAAAACTTGGCTTTGCAACCCGAATGTATGTTTACTATATTGTAATGCAATTTCCTACAGTTTTTAAGGAGAGGAaaattggggggcggggggaaatctCAAATCCATGCCCCAAAAAATCCTCCTTGCGGAACTAGATTGTTCATATACCCACATCAGCAAGGTTAGGCTCTTTGGATTTATAGCATAGTCCTCTACTATGTGAGCTACTGGAGTGACTAGCAGCAATAGAAAGTTATTATCTTCTATGTGGCCCCGTCCCACGAGGGGGACAAGATACATCCTTTGTCAGTGGGATTCAGAGGGATTTGCTAACCAACAAAGAAATTCTAAGACTTGGGAGTTTTGGGTCCCAGTAGAAGTTGGGCCCCGGTGTTTGTGATCTTGAAGACCCGTACTACTCACTGTCAAAGGTTGCTGGGAGAGCAGAGACCTCACTGCCTCGCTGTCTGTCTGTCGGGGTGGTCGAGTGCTTCAGGGCAGCACCTGTTGTTTAAAAACCAAAGGTTAAAAAAGCGGGTGAAGAACGTGAGTGGGAGTTTTGTTGCTGAAGAGCAGAATCTGGGCTCGGCCCTTCTGCAGGGGAGCTTCCCAAAAAAGGGACTGATCCGATCTAACAGAATGCAGTGAACAAGAGTACGCAGCCCACAGCTTCCAAGGGCCGTGCAATGTTTACTAGCTAACcctttgggaataaataaatcttCCAAATGGTTAATAAAGTACCATGGTGATGCCAGACAgaactccttcctccctccccttctaaGAGCGTAACAAGGAATTTGCCTCATCTGGATTTACTTCCCACTCACGATGCAAAGTGACTACCAGCTCCGGGATCCATTCTTCCCAGCCATTCAGCACCTCGCCAACCCCAGGCAACTCACTGGTTTGCACATCATGGCCTTGGTCAAGATCTGGACCGGCATCGTCCTCCGTATGTGGATATAAATGCAGTAGCACGGTCGCCGAGCCGTTCTCTTCCTCGCCGGCGGCCTCATGCGGATCTTCTTGTGCTGGGCGGTTTTCCATCATTCAGCGCTGTGTCCTTCGGGTGCTTAATGGAGCTTCTGCTCTGCCCAGAGAGATGGGTGAACGTTTTCTCGTCTTCCCTGGAGACAGCTGCTGTTTCACAAGGAAATATTAAGGCCTGGAAAGTAACAGACAAAATATCTTTTACGGAGATGGAGGCAAACCTACGTAGACCCGCTTCTATCACTTCCACAGAACCTGACCGCAGCGAAACACCGCGAATGAGGAGTGTGGCTAATAATTTAGGAAATAAAGCTGGAGATGATTCGGGAAAGGCCGCTCTAAGGATTAGAAGTGGATCTGTTCGGTCATCTATGGGCACAATTCAGAGCCAAATGACATCAAGAGGCATTCTGGCCCAGGTTTAAATGGGATTAGGGTTGGGATCTAGCAGCAATTTGTGTCTGCACGGCTGGCCCGGTGCCCTCCCCATGCTAATCGCTTGCTCTCAGCGTTGAGTCCGGAGCAGGTCAGAAATCCAAAGCTCCTTCGTGCCAATTACTCTCCTCCGTGTGGCTCCCAAGCTATTTGGGATGCTATATATTATAGTTAGTCCAATTAAAGCTACGATCTCACCCACCCTGGCTTTCTAATGGCTATCTACCATACGTGAGCACCTCATTATCTTGGAATGTACTTTTTTGATCCACACCCcatccccaggagctgcagcaacATGCAATTCATCCATTATGcagctggggaaaccgaggcgCACACgctcagtgacttgcccaatgccACACAGGAAGTCTTGGCCAAAACTAGGAACAGAATGAAGCTGGGCGCCCCAAGTGCCGGGAGCCAGTACCTAAAAGTGGGATTTGCCGCATTTCCAGACCCCTCCATTGGATGCGCTTCAGCCTCTTGCATGGAGGAGATTGTGCAtttccccagatccctttccCGCGTCAAGGCAAGAAAGTGCCACCGGGAAGGAAAAACCTTCCAACAGTAAGAGCTGAGTTTAAGGGCAGGGCCAGCAAAGCCCCCCAGCCTTGCAAAGCCAGGACTCAGAGTTCACCCCTCCCCGGGGCCAGCCTCAGGAGCCATCTCAGGTGGGCAGAGGGCACCAGGTGCCAGCCCAGATGGGCTCCGTGCCTCTTTTGCTCACTGGGGCCATGTGCCAGGGGAAGCTGCTGGCTGCATCCCCACACGCTGCCTCTCATAGTAACTTGCAGAAGCTGGCCACGCTGGCAGAGGGCGAGGACTCAGCTAATGGGTACAGGCACCTACTGGCACATCCCACTGCAAGGGGGCATGGCAGGGCCTAGAGGGGCTAAAGGCAGCacgggcagcccccccaccccccagccagccacggCCTGGCAAGCTGCACCAACTTctctccttgcctcagtttccctcgtgccccacccctccccttcctgctgcacTTTCTCCCCGCACCCACCGCATCCGTGCACCCCGGCGAGCCCCGCGCGGCTCTCCCGGGCCCCCTTTCCTCCGTCCGAAGCGAAAGTAACTTTTTGGTTGTCCCACAATGCACCCGAGCCGCGCGGGGTGCAGCGGCGGAGCCcgcctggccctttaagagccccggcggggctgcggggggagggggggcgcttgCAGGGCCAAGCCGCGGGGAGCAGGCTGCTCCGCCCCGGCTTGGAACCCCTATCAGCTGACCCGGTGTGGGAAGGGCTTTGCGCGGAGCTTGGCGTTAAAGGGACCGTCCCTCTCTTTCGGCTCCAGGGGGGGACCCTCTCCAGGCAGCTCTCCGGGGGGAGAACCCCAGAAGTGCAGGGAAGCAGCGGTGGGCAATGCAGTGTATAGGGCTAGCAGCcagatttcccttccccccctatTGCAGCATAGATCTGTGGGCTCTCGGGAAGAAGAGGGGGTTCAAATGGACCCTAAATCGGACTGTGGGACCCTTCTTCATGCTTGAACCGGAAGGGTCTGTGTCCATCGCCCCGTGAGCTCCGACCAGACTGGTACCAATGCAGGACGTAGCTTTGAAACCCTCACGGTCCGGACTCCTTGGATCCAGGGATGGTAAATTTCGATTCATCAGCTGATCGATCGACTATTcggttagtcgataagggcgccaccgcctttgaagtgtagcagcagccgCGGTTGCTACTCTTCAAAAgcgaaagcgctgcagggagcacggggtcagctggggactcggaatcctccgctgaccctgggctgcatgtggcgtttcaaagcggcagcgccacatggagcccagggtctggcctcaCGGTCCAAGCAGTGCAGCCACTTCGAAGCaccactcctcttcccccctcttgctgcctctttctgatgggggtggggaggaaagcgACCAGTCGACTCGTGTgtcgactagccgataagcatttgcttatcggatagtcgactagtctgtTCACATCACTAcctggatctgtcacctgggtgGCTGCTGCAAGTGACACATCCTTCCTCCGAGGTGCCAGTCACTGCGCCCAGTGCTGGAGCAAGACAGGCCTTCCGCTGATGTGGGAGGGTGGCAAGGGAAGGCAGATAATAATAAGTTGGGGGGTACTAATGCTTGGATGCCAATGAGCCCAGATTCCAGATCTCTATTCCATCCccttcccataatataagaactaggggtcaccaaatgaaatgaacaggcagcaggtttaaaacaaaccaaaggaagtttttcttcacgcagcacacagccaacctgtggaactccttgctggaggatgttgtgaggaccgggactttaacaggtttcaaaaaaagagctagataaattcatggaggttaggctcatcaatagctattagccaggatggataaggatgcctctgtttgttagaagctgggaatagatgacaggagagggatcacatgatgattccctgttctattcactccctctggggcacctggcactggccactgtcagaggacaggatactgggcgagatggacctttggtctgacccagtcagGCTGTTCTGATGtatattcttatgttcatagCAATAAAGTAATTCCTGCCATTCCTCTCTGTCAgttgcttctgtttccagctcctTGGTGGTGTTCAGATCAATTGTTCTGCCCTCCCTGCTAAGGGGTCGTCTTACGGCTTCTTTTGGGTGCCCTCATTTCTTCACTCCAGTTCATTAACAGCATCCTGGGGGAGTCTGCGTTGGTTTCCAGAGCATGGCCCATATGTGCCCACTGCGTCCTCCTGATGCTAGAGGAGTTGAGCAGCGGATTGGCAATTTCTTGGATCGCTTCGTTAGTAAGTAAGTTTTCCCATCCAATGCCCAAGAGATTTCATAGGCTCTTATTTTTGAACATGTCTGGTTTTCTGGCTACCATTTTGGTAGCTCTTCCACACTCACAGCCAGATGTTAGCTTGGAGGCTACGTGGGAGTTAAAAATCTCTTTACTAATCGCTAATTAAAATCTCCAGTGAaaatcccttctctcccccctctatCGTAATCCCTGTATGTTCTTTCTGGGGAATTGCAAAAATGGTGTGGTGCTGTTCTTTCTTTCCTGGATTACAGAGCTTTGCTTACCTATCAAGTGAAGGTAGGTCAGGGCAAATTCCTTCTCCAGCATTTTGCTTCTTTGATCATCTTACTGGATTCTCACAGCTGCATCTCATGCCTCCAATGTGAAACATGCAGGGACCTCACTCCTCAGAAACaacccccctttctctctctaaCAACCAGCATGGCGGGAATTGCAAATAAGTACCTATGTGATTGCCCAGACAGTGAACCCCATGCAGATCATCCCAGCCTCTGGGAAAATCCACTGAGGGGTGGATCCTGGGTGGAATCAGAATCCTGCAAGACAGTAGCTCTTGagcaggggagggcaaaagggcctcAGTGGGCCGGATCCTGGCTCATAGCTATTATGattttatctagctttttttttaactgtggccttcacaacatcctgtggcaaggagttccacaggttgactgttgtatgaagaaatattcCCTTTTGTTTATATTAAATCTGCTatctatcaatttcatttggtgacccctagttcttgtgttatggaagtaagtaaataacttttccttatttgctttctccacaccagattctatcatatccccccttagtctcctcttttctaaaatgaaaaatctcagtcttattaatctctcctcatatggcagccaatCTGTAtccctaatcattgttgttgcccttttccgaattttttccaatgccaagatacctttcTTAAGATGAGGGaaacacatctgcatgcagtatttaagatgtgggcataccatggatttatataggagCAAtaagtctctgtcttattctctatccatttttaattattcctaacattctgtttgctttttagactgctgcggcacattgagtggatattttcaaagaactatccacaatgattccaagatctctctctctcttgagtggtaatagctaatttagtccccattgtaaaatttgtacatatagttgggattattttttccaatatgcattgctttgcatttatcaacatttaacttcatctgctattttgttgcccaatcacctagttttgtaagatccttttgaagctcttaacagtctgctttggtcttgactatcttgaacagttttgtatcatttgcagtttttgccaccttactgttaaacagtttctctagatcatttatgaatatgttgaataggattggtcctagtatGGATAACtgggggacactactagttacctctctccattttgaaactgactctttattcctaccctttgtttcttatcttttaaccagttatcagtccatgagaggaccttcctttttatcccatgacaacttacgtTGCTTAAGAGGCTtaggtgagggaccttgtcaaagactttctggaaatctaagtacacgatatccactggatcccccttgtccacatgcttgttgactccctcaaagaattctagtaaattgatgaggcatgatttccctttacagaaatcatgtcgACTTTTCCTCAACCAATTATGTTCATCCATCTGTCTGACACTTCTGTTCTTTACtctagtttcaaccaatttgcctggtacaaCATTGCTTAGTTCATATACCGtatgtgaccagtgttccctctaatttttttccatatatgtgcagaacaaattttgttatgtgtactgtggcatgtgcaggtgtgcaccatcaatagaaacataTACTGCCTGctgtgggtggcatttgaatctctcctgggtggttgcCCAAGGGCTCAGtttaccccaaccctctgccccatcgtggggaaagtgagtgaggatgggcaagaaagggaggatgaagtgagcaggggcagggccagtgaaTACTGGATGTGATTCATGGTGACCCTGGGCATATGGCTGCCATTAAGCCACCCTGAGGTGAGCCATATCAGCTGCTTTCTTCAGACTGAAAGTGTCTTGACCTTGTCAAGCCAGTCAGGTCAGAGCAATGGAGAGTGTGGTCAAACAGGCAACATTGTGTGGTGCGCTGCTACCTACTTGCCTCTGTGTACCATGCTGGTGAAAGCCACCAGTACCCcagtgatagggttgccaggtgtccagtattcaacccaacagtctggtttttgggccctct includes these proteins:
- the RFXANK gene encoding DNA-binding protein RFXANK isoform X1, giving the protein MMENRPAQEDPHEAAGEEENGSATVLLHLYPHTEDDAGPDLDQGHDVQTSAALKHSTTPTDRQRGSEVSALPATFDTGTSLKHSTTLTNRQRGNEVSALPATLDTLSIHQLAAQGELSQLKEHLRKGENLVNKPDERGFTPLIWASAFGEIETVRHLLDWGADPHVLAKERESALSLASTGGYTDIVIMLLERDVDINIYDWNGGTPLLYAVRGNHVKCVEALLARGADLTTEADSGYTPMDLAVALGHKKVQQVIETHILKLFQAKEME
- the RFXANK gene encoding DNA-binding protein RFXANK isoform X2, with translation MMENRPAQEDPHEAAGEEENGSATVLLHLYPHTEDDAGPDLDQGHDVQTSAALKHSTTPTDRQRGSEVSALPATFDSTSLKHSTTLTNRQRGNEVSALPATLDTLSIHQLAAQGELSQLKEHLRKGENLVNKPDERGFTPLIWASAFGEIETVRHLLDWGADPHVLAKERESALSLASTGGYTDIVIMLLERDVDINIYDWNGGTPLLYAVRGNHVKCVEALLARGADLTTEADSGYTPMDLAVALGHKKVQQVIETHILKLFQAKEME